The Sphingobacterium lactis sequence TGGCTTGAACCAACTGACCGGGAATGATGTCTGGCAGGAAGTATTGGCATTGGTAAGGAAGAAAATCATTAAGAAATAGGAATGGACGCAATTAAAGGAGATTGGGTAGGCTATCAGACTGTATTTTACCACGAAAAGACCGGAAAATACAGCCAGGACATCAATGAGGTCATTGATTACAACAACCTGGAAATAGATCCTGCCGGCCTTTCCGCTTATTTGGATTATGGTTATTCCGTATTCGGCCATACGCCGGTTAAATACGTCAGGTACCTCTTGCCCCATGAAACACTGGAAATTATCGATGGTAAGGTCCGCACCACAATGGGCAAGGATCGGACCCTGGATCTGTTGGGGAAAACAAGCCATGAAGATGATGTGCTCGGCAAGATCGAAAATGCGGTCAATACATGGGCAGCGGGTTTCCAGGAAGACATCCTCATCCCAACCAGCGGAGGGTTTGATTCCCGGTTGATGAATGTCTTGATCAACGATAAATCCAGGATCCATGCCTATACCTATGGCACGTCCCTAAATCAGGGCGAATCCAGAGAATCGGTGTATGCGAATTTGCTATCCCAACGTTTGGGCACGCAATGGAGCCGTATTCCCTTGGGTACCTTCAATGTCTATATGGACGATTGGTATACCCAATTTGGCCCGGCAGTGGCTGCATCTGGAACCTATCACATGGAATTCTACCACAAGATCAAAGAGAAAGAGGGCGGGAATCCTATGCAGCTCCTGAGCGGTATCATTGGTGATGCCTGGGCGGGTGCCGTCAAAGTTCCCATGGTCCATAACCCGAAAGAATACCGTACGCTGGGGTATACTCACGGCATGAGTGCCGACTCCAAACGGGCCACAGGTGTAGATTATACCTCTTTGATCGAACCGATATTCGATCGCCAAAAGGAACATCTCGCCTCTCCGGAGTACCGCATCATTACCGCGATGCGAACTAAAATGATGATGTTGCAGTATTTGATTTCCGTACCGGCACGCATTGCCTATCCAGGATACTCCCCTTTTATCGACGAGGACATCGCGATCGCTATGCTCAACCTCCCAGTCGAGCGAAAAGAAAATCGAGCCTGGCAGCAGGATTTCTTCCGCAAGCACAATCTCCTTTTTGAAGAAGAGAAGCATAAATATACCTATCAGAATAGCCTGAACTATTATGCACTGTTGCATGAGCGTCTAGAGTCTCTATCTGTCGATCTGTTGCGCGAGCACATCCAGCCCGACTATCTGCATTGGATCAACCAGAAGATCATGCACATCGGCACGAAGGAACGGATATTCCAGACGCTAATGCATACGCCTAAGGTGAAGGGTGTGCTGAAGCTTTTGGGTGCGAAGAATGAATTACTTGAGGCCTATTTTGCGTATATTACGATAAAACCAATCGAAACGCTGTTAAAGAAACGTCATGTCGGAATCCACCAAGCATAAGTTTATTTTTGTTGGCGATGTCGTGCTGCAGAGCCAGCCCCATTTCGATGCGGGCATGCAGGCATTGATGGCAGCCGCGCAGATCCGGGGGTGCAACTTTGAAGCACCGTTACAGGGATTGGGTCAACCGATCCGTAAAACCGGCCCGCACGTTGCGCAACGTCCTGAAGCTCCACTGTGGCTGAAGGAACTCGGATTCAACCTCTATAACTTAGCGAACAACCATATCTTTGACTATGGTGCGGACGCAATGTATAAAACCGAAGAGGCGATCGGCATTGAGCATGTCATAGGCATCAGCAACGATGATGCAGCCTATGGCATGACGCTAAAACACTTGGACGGTGTCAAATATGGTTTCCTGGCCTACGGCGAAAATGGATATGGCGCTCTGAACGGTGACCGGATGGACGGACATGCGTGGGTCAATGCCCCACAGGTAAACCAGCAGATCAATAATTATAGCAAAGAAGCGGATATCCTGATCGTACAGGTCCATGCCGGTGTGGAACTCCTCAATGTTCCGATTCCGGAATGGAGACAACGCTATCGGGAACTCATCGACCAAGGTGCCGATATGGTTATTGCACACCATCCCCATATCGTTCAGGGTGTGGAGGAATATAAAGGAAAACCGATATTTTACAGCTTGGGGAATTTCTATTTCGACTATCCCTCAAATCACCCTGCATGGAATACCGGCGCGGTGCTGGAATTGGATTTCGCGGATAAGGCACTTCAAGGGTACCAGATCCACATCGTACAGAAAGAGAAGGATTTAATAAAGTTGCAGGACCGCACTTTCTCCGATAATTACATGCAAGTGCTGAACGACTTGCTCAATAGCCCGGATTACGAAGCTTATGTGGATAGCAAAGCCGTAGAAGAATGGGAAAAGCATCATGCTGCATACTATGCCAAGCCCTTCAACGGACTGGCATCCTATAGTCTGACAAAGCTATTGAAGCATGCGAAACGAACATTATTCAACCGCCAAATTGATTACAACATGATCTGGCACAACATGTTCATCGAAAGCAACAAATGGCTCGTAGAAAGAGCCATTCGAAATAAGATGAAGCAGCAGTAGACTGCTGCGATTAGATCACTGTAATTTGCTTGCTGAATTCTGCAAGGCTTGGATGCTTGGGATTCAAATCCGTAATCAGGTAACTGATATCCTTCAATGGACATACGCGCAATTTCTGATTGGAGTTCAATTTCTCCACAATGCTCAATACGCCCAATTTCTGGGAGCAGCGGATCATGGCCTTCTTGATCTGAACGACTTCCCAATCCGAGTCCGTCACCCCTTCTTCCACCGAGAGACTGTTCGTCCCCAGCAAACAAAGATCAACTTTGATGTCCGTAAGCTCGTTGATCACTTGCGATCCGGATACCACATTGGTGTTCCGGCTAAGTTTCCCACCGATCAGGATCACCTCCAGATTTTCTTTCTCCGCGAGCTCCAAAGCCACCAGTGGACTGATGGTAAAAAAGGTGCATTGGATATCTTTGGGCACCAAACGCGCTAATTCTATCATGCTGGTACCACCTCCGACCAGGATCGTCATGCCGCTTTTGATCAGCGATATCGCTTTGGAAGCAATTTCCTTCTTGGCCTCCTTTGCATAGACGTTCCCTTCCTGAAAAGGATATTGAAACGATTTAGAGAGTGCACCCCCATAAACTTTTAAAACCTTCCCACTTTCCGCCAACTCATTCAAGTCGCGACGGATGGTGTCTTCCGAAACATTTAACTGTACACTCAAGTCCGAGGAAAGGACTTTATTATGGATATTAATCTGATGTATAATGTAGGCTTGCCGTTCTTCCTTTAACATATTCTAAAAAGTATTTGACTATAAAAATAAAATATTATCAGGATTTTTCGCTTTTATTCTCATCCTGACCGTCATTTTGTGTTCCTTTATTTTTCACGACAAATCTCGGCTTAAAGCCTGTCGATTTCTTTTCCTTTTTTATCTCAGCTTCCGGATTAGTCGGCTCACCAGCATCCCCCTCCGTTGAATCCTCTGGTTTCAAGGCAGATGCAGGACTTTCTGTAGACTCATCTTTCGTCTGGATTTGGGATTTTATCTTTGGTTTGAATCCGAGTTTTACAGGTTTAGCGGCATCGGATGCAGCAGATGTTTCGTCGGGACTTTTAATTTCTTCTTGGTCATCCTCTTGTTTTGGGACCTGAGCAGCCTTAAACCGTGGGGTAAAACCCTTCGGTTTTGACGGATTCGGTTCTGTATCGGGAGTATCTTGATTGTCTTCCGCCTTACGGTCCGCCGTATCATCCACTTTTACCGGAGGTGCACTCGCTTTGAATCTCGGTGTGAAACCCTTAGGTTTCGCTGTGCTCACAGGCGTCTCTTCCTTATTCGGTTGCGCATCTTCCTTGTTGTCAGCGGCCTCTACCTTTTTCGGAGGTGTTGCCGCTTTGAAACGTGGCTTGAAGCCAGCCGGTTTTGAGGATGGAGCTGCCTCTGCATCAGAAGAAGTCGTTTTAGGCGTATCTGTGGGATTCTTATCAACCCCACCCTCAATACCTTCTTCAACTTGCTTGGGCGGCGCAGCGGCCTTGAAACGGGGCTTAAAACCGGAAGGCGCAGCAGGCTTCTTCTCTTCCGTGGTCAAATCTCCAGGCCTCTCTGGAATTTCCGGCGTAGATTGAGTTGTCTTCGGTCTAAACTTCGGTGTAAAGCCGGCTGGTTTCGCTGGCTCCGTCTCCTTAACCTCAGGTTGATCTTCAGTAGGTTTGGCAACCGCAGCTGCTTTAAATTTCGGACGGAATCCGGCAGGTTTGGAAGCTCCCTCAACTGGCGGAGTTGCTACAGGCACGGTTTCCGCTTTCTTCTCCGCAGGAGGAATTTCCACAGAAATCTCTTCGAGCAGGAAATCCTTGCGCAGTCGATTGAACCAAAATTTCTTGCTATGATCAAAGCTTTTCTCACCCATCAATGCATAATCGCGATCAAATTCCTGATACAGCTCAGGACGTTCCTGTCGCAATGCATGAAGGTCGATCTTCTTCTTGGTGAAAAATTCAGTGAATGTTAGCATATACAAATGTATACATTTAGACACAAAAAAAGAGGGCAAAGCCCTCTTCCTGATTTCTATTGCGCTTGTTGCGTGTTAATCCATGTTGTGGTAAACCGCTTGCACATCATCGTCTTCTTCGATCTTATCGATCAATTTCAATACGTCGGCAGCTTGCTCTTCAGTAAGATCCGTATGCGAAAGGGCAATACGTTCCAATTTTGCTGAGCTCACTTCGATACCTTTTTCTTCCAATAAGCGCTGCATGTTTCCGAAGTCCTCAAAAGAAGTCTGTACAACGACTACATCGTTTCCTTCTTCGTCTGCCTCCACATATAATTCTTCAAGACCACCATCGATCAATTCCAATTCCAGTTCTTCCACATCCAATTCTTCACTTGCCGGAAAACGGAAGATAGACTTGCGTTGGAAAATAAAATCAAGAGATCCTGTTTTTCCCAAGGAACCACCGGATTTGGTGAAGTAACTACGGATGTTGGCAACCGTTCTATTGGTATTATCGGTTGCTGTTTCGATCAGCACCGGTACGCCATGTGGGCCGTATCCTTCATATACAAACTCTTCATAGCCTTTGGAATCCTTTTCCGAAGCTCTTTTTATGGCTGCTTCCACACGGTCTTTCGGCATGTTGACAGCCTTAGCGTTCTGGACAGCGGTACGTAAGCGTGAGTTATTCTCCGGGTGAGGACCGCCTTCTTTTACTGCGATTGCAATTTCTTTTCCAAGACGCGTAAATTGAACGGCCATCTTGGCCCAGCGTTTAAATTTCCTTTCTTTTCTGAATTCGAAAGCTCTACCCATTTTATTTTAGTTTTGTTTTAAGATTCTCTAGCATATCTTTTGTCATTCCTGCCAGATCAAATGTTGGAGCCCAACCCCAGTCATTCCGTGCCGTGTCATCATTGATGCTCTTTGGCCATGAATCCGCAATTGCCTGACGTGGGTCATTGTCTGCGTAGGAGATTTCAAAATTAGGGAGAATTTTTTTAATTTCTTCAGCTATTTGCTTCGGCGTAAAACTTATACCTGCCAAATTGTAGCTGGAACGGATGGTCAACTGCTCTGCTGGAGCATCCATCAATTCAATGGTACCGCGTACGGCATCATCCATATACAGCATCGGTAGCTCTGTATTTTCCGAAAGGAAGGACGTATATTTTCCCTGACGGATGGCTTCGAAGAAGATGTGCACCGCATAATCTGTTGTGCCACCTCCCGGTTCAGTACGCCATGAAATAATCCCCGGATAACGCACGCTGCGAATATCCAAGCCATAACGGTTATGGTAGTATTCCACTAAACGCTCACCGGAAAGTTTACTGATACCATAGATACTATTTGGATCCATGACACAGTATTGCGGCGTATCCACTTTCGGAGAATGTGGACCGAATACCGCAATGGAACTAGGCCAGAAGATTTTCTTGATACCCAATTCTACGGCAAGATCCAAGACATTCAATAAGCCGTTCATATTCAGATCCCATGCTTTCTGCGGATATTGCTCTCCTGTTGCGGATAACATCGCCGCCAATAAATAGATCTGCGTGGGTTTATATTTCAGCATAAGGGCTTTGATCGCCTCTTTATCCAATACGTTCAAGGTTTCGAATATTTCACCTTCGCCTATTTCCTTCGGTTCACGGATGTCTGAGGTAATGACGTTCTCCATACCGAACTTCTTGCGCAGCGCTGCTGCTAATTCCGAACCAATTTGGCCATTGGCTCCGATCATCAATATAACTTCTTTCATTATGAAATGATAGTTTTATAAAAGTTATTACTATTATCAACAATTAATATGGCGAAATTACCAATTAAATGCCTGAATATGATGTTTTACAACATTTTGCGCAAACGTATGATTTAATTATGGACTATCAAAAATTGCACAAAAAATTTACGGCGGAAAAAGGCTTTTCCCAATGAAAGATTATCAACAAACACAGCGATTACCTGAACGATTCACAGCAAAGACGCAATAATGTTGAATATTATTCCAAGGTCTTGTTTTTCAGTTATGAAAACCTAAAAATTATAGGGATAATAACTGTTTATTTAGTATGTTTGTTCCCTTAATACAATCAAAATTTTTTAAAATTTAACGCAAGAAATCACTATGAAAGTTGCAGTAGTAGGCGCGACAGGTTTAGTCGGGTCAGAAATGTTGACAGTTTTAGCGGAACGTAATTTCCCAGTTTCTGAATTGATCCCCGTAGCTTCTGAAAGAAGTAAGGGTAAGGAAATCGAATTCAAGGGAAAGAAGTACAAGGTCGTTACAGCAACTGAAGCTATTGCACTGAAACCCGATGTGGCGTTGTTTTCTGCAGGCGGAAGCACGTCTACCGAGTTCGCTCCCCAATTTGCGGAAGCTGGCATCACAGTTATCGACAACTCCTCGGCATGGCGGATGGATCCATCCAAGAAATTGGTGGTACCGGAAGTGAACGGCGATGTGTTGACAGCCGATGACAAGATCATCGCCAACCCGAACTGTTCGACCATCCAAATGGTCGTGGTCTTGAAACCATTGCACGAAAAATATAAAATCAAACGCGTTGTCGTATCGACCTACCAATCTGTAACAGGAACCGGTGTAAAAGCTGTTGATCAATTGATGAACGAGCGCCAAGGTGTCGAAGGCGAAAAAGCATATCCGTACCAGATCGACCTGAATGTCATCCCACACATTGATGTGTTCCAAGAGAACGGCTATACCAAGGAAGAGATGAAGATGATTTTGGAAACAAACAAGATCATGGGTGATGATTCCATCAAAGTAACAGCGACTACCGTGCGTATCCCTGTTATCGGTGGGCACTCGGAGTCGGTGAACATTGAATTTGAAAACGAATTTGATCTTGCTGATGTTCGTGCAGCGCTAGAAGCACAGGAAGGTGTGATCGTTGTTGACAACCCTGCCAACTTGGAATACCCAATGCCTAAGGATGCACATGGTAAAGACGAGGTGTTCGTTGGCCGTATCCGTCGTGATGAAACGCAGCCCAAAACCCTGAATCTATGGGTGGTTGCTGACAATCTGCGCAAAGGAGCTGCAACCAACGCGGTACAGGTCGCAGAATTACTGAAAGCGAAAAATTTAATATAATTACCATCAAGAGCGGGCTCATACAAATGAGCCCGCTCTTTTTTTGCGTATTTAAATCTCATCTCCAGCGCAATCTTTTCCCAAGGAATTGCACATACCCCAATCATATTCCAATGTAACAATCGTCCATCAAAGGGAACCCTTTGTAACGATGTCCTCAGTTATCGACTATTCGACAGTGTCTTCTCCTAACAATAGATACCCCAAGAATCGACAGTACCCACAAAAAAAATAAGCCACCCTTTTGGGGCAGCTTATTTCTATCGTTATATAAAAATATACTTCTTATCTAACCGGCGTAAATTCGTAAGTATCATCAAAGAATGAACTTCCGCTGTTACCCGTTGTGATATATCCTTTACCTTTTACGGCAAAACCTACAGCGTTGATTCTTGCAGAAGGTAATGATTGGCTACCGTCAGACCAAGAGTCATCAGCAGGATTGTATTTCCATACGGTTGGAACTACACCTGACAATGATTGACCGCTAACAACGTATCCATTGCCACCTACAGTGAATGCAGAAGCTTTGAAGCGTCTAGCGTCTCTTGTAGAGTTGCTCAAGTCACCTTTCTTCGTCCATGTAGTTCCATCAAATGCGTGGAAGTCATTTGAAGGCTGTCCATTGGAGTAACCACCACCGATATATGCAACATTATTGATTACGAATGCAAAAGCATAAGCCGGTTTAACCGTGAATTTACCTGCATTGATCTGTGACCATTTATCCGCTTTAGGATCGTATTTATAGAAATCCAAGTAACCTTGATCAGTTGCTTCGTTAGTACCTAAACCAACATATGCGAACTCACCGATTGTGAAAGCTACTGCACCCACACGGCCTTCACCAGGGAAATCAGCTACTTTCTTCCAAGTTTTTCCAGCTGGATCGTATTGGTAGAAATCTTTCAAATAACCAGATTCCTCACCATCAGCACCATATCCTAAACCTACATATCCTTTACCACTAACACCGAAAGCTACGGCACCGTGACGCAAAGGACCATTAAAATCAGCAATTCTAGTCCATGATGAACCGTCAAATGAATAACCATCACTCAACAATTCGTTGTTCTTCATTTTACCACCAACCACATACGCTACATCTCCCAAGGTAAATGTTGCAGCTAAATTTCTAGGGCTACCTACAAATGCATTGGATCTTTCCCATTCTGTTGGACCTGAATCGGTTTCTGTTTCATCTTCTTTCTTACAAGAATTAAAGATTGTCATTGCGAAGGCTCCTATCAAAAGTAGTACAAGCCAATTTCTCTTATTCATAGACTATTTAAATTTTGTATATACGATATTTAATTTAACTTTCGGTTTGTTGTTCTGTGTTGCCAGAACGGTCGTGTTCACTCTGTTTCGCAACTCATTGGACGACAAAGATAATAATAAGGATCTATCCTCGTAATTCGGCAGGGTGGTACTCTTGATGTACTCGATCATATTGAACACATAGCGTCCATTTCTACCGGTACTCGTTCCCACAATATAAGATCCCAACTGGATATTGTTCGTAAATGGTTGTGCGATATACGTTACTGGATTTCCCAATTCAGAAACAAATAAAATCGGACTGGTTCCTGCCGGTAGGTTTCCCAGGTGGCTGGAAGCAATTTCAATTTCCAATTCAGCCTTGTTGATGGCAATACCCGGCTGTTGCATAAATTCTTTCAGACCCGGAAATTTGATCTCCGTCGCAACACCTGTCCCTCCCTGTACGAAAGTTACTCCCTGCGTAGCTGTTGCCGGTACGGGTTTTTTCGTGGATAAGGTGGCGTATGCTGTTTGGCTGCGATCAGCTTCCATCTGGTTGTATTGGTAAGCCTTTTCGCCCATGCGGATCAAACGTGCACCCTTCTTCTTGAAACCATCGGTTCCCATATAAGAGTAGTTCACGCGTAATTCCAATGTGTCTTGAAAACTTACGAATGCTGTATTCTCATTTCCTGGACGTAGGGTAATTCCCTTGAAGAAATCCTGGAAATTAGCCTCCGAATTGAAGGCGATGTTGTTGGCTTTAATCTTAGTGAAGAAATCCTGCCCCAAAGCGTCACTCAAACGGATCGCAAGACTATCCATCTTGTTCACGTGTGGAAGGAAATTCACGGAACCCAATGCTTCTTCAGCGTAGGCAAATTTAGTCTGTCCAAAAATCGCAGGTCCAGTCACATAGATCGGAACCACCTGCCCCGTAATATTGGAAGCCTGTAAGGTTGTCGTTTCTAGGGATTGTGTCAGACGATGCGCTGTAATGGTCTGTCTTTTGGTGGTATCCCCGTAGGCATATCTTTTAGAGCTCGGTTTAAGGACCAAGGTAAGCGAGTCGAATTCCGCTCCCGTTGGGATCTCCACATTGTTACCTGTAGGGTTCAATCGGAAATAGGATGAGGAAGTCAAGATTCCCGCTGTTGGGTGGTTCATCCGACCGACCAAGATCGCTCCTGAAGCAGACGTCGGGATATTCGGCATCAATACCGTGGAAACAACCGAGGAAAGGCTGTCCTCTCCGGTTACATTCAGGTTGTCTATATTTTCGTTATCCAACGAAATATTCATATCCTTATCGCAACTTGCCGTAAAAATGGCTGCACTTAAACTTAGGGTAGCAAAAAGAATTAATCGTAGTTGTTTAATCATATTAATCTTCAGTCTTGCAAAAACAGCTTACTAAATGTTCAATTTTCCGGATTGGTTAAAAATCGGGATCTTTAATTTCACTTGTCTTTCGGTCAACACCGTTCAGTAATTGTTTTTGTCACCTGCACACTCAATTACTCACTTAACGCAAAAGTACATTGATTCGCGACATTTCTATAGTATTCAAATGTTAATCAATGTTATAATTTGTTAAAAGGGCGCTTTTATTTATGCGGAGCAAATCTACTAATTTAAATTTGTTTTAATTATGTTAAAAAAGTATAAAATATTGTTGGTAGCCATTATTCTCACCGCCAGTGGAATCATTGCTGTACTGAGTTTTTGGCTACACGGCAGCTATTTTGGACATAAACAATTTTATTTGGGCATGACTGAAAGAGCATTGTTTGACGTTGTACAGGATTTTTACAATGAAAATGAGGAGGCCATTCAGCGTGACAACCAGAATCAACGTTCTGCCCGAATTGAACGCCTATCCCTCGCCTTTAAGGACAGATACCCCCAAATAAATACCGATACAGCCAAGAAAATCATCGAACAGATGAATTTTGGCCGTCGCCCGTCCACCGACTCAACCAATACGGCCGACACGGCGAATTTCCGACGGAAAATGGGTGAACATTTCATATCGTCCTATGTTGTGCGCAGCATCAATTGGACCGATGTGGTCGTAGATTCCCTTGAACTCAGATTGACCGTAGCCTTAAAAGCGCGAAATGTTTACAGCCCTTTTGCTCTAAAAATAAGCAGTCTACCCAATGAGGACGAGCGGGAACGGGATTTCTACAAACAACGATTCCGTGAGAGCAAAACCCGCCCGATCGCTGTTGACCCGGCCAAAAACCTCTACCTCGAAGTTGATTTTGATAACCCTACCCTACTTTTACTGCGCTTCATCGCCTGGCAGATTATCTTCAGCGTCATTTTGGCCATCGCACTGATCTGTACATTTATCAGCTTGCTTGCCACGATCCGTAAACAGAATGAGCTGGCAACGATGCGAAAGGCTTTTGTCAACAACATGACGCATGAATTAAAGACACCTGTATCCACGGTAATGGCCGCAATTGAGTCCATCCAACGCTATGGTGCCATGGATGACAAGGAACGCATGAGCCGCTACCTCTCGATATCCAGGCAGGAGCTGGAGCACCTTTCCAATATGATCGAACGCGTGCTTCAGGTGGATGTCGCGGAAACAAATGGCGTTTTACTGGATAAGAAAACATTTAACCTCCAATCCCTAGTACAGGAATGCCTGGATAACACACAGCTGTTTGCCAAGAAAACCGTTGAAATCGATTACAGCAGTATAGGGACGGATTTTCAGGTGCTGGCCGACCCGGCACACATCAAGAATGTAATCAGCAACCTTTTGGACAATGCATTGAAATATGCAGGTGATCCCGTAAAGATTAAGGTTACTTTGCAGGACCACGGACAAGATGTAACTTTAACCCTGACCGATAATGGAATTGGTATCCCAAAAGCTTACCAAAAAGGGGTATTCGACCTGTTTTTCCGTGTTCCTTCCGGCAATATCCACAATGTTAAAGGATTTGGACTCGGATTGGCTTACGTAAAGCAGATTATCGTGCAGCACCAAGGAACCATCGAACTCAAAAGCGAAGAAGGAGTTGGCAGTACTTTTGTGATTACATTACCAAAAGAAGGGAAATGACAAACATTCTTTATGTCGAAGATGAAGAAAGCCTAGCGATGATCGTATCGGACAGCTTGCAAGCACACGGTTTTATGGTCCGCCATGTCACCAATGGGCAGCAGGCGCTAGTCTTCCACAATAAATACCGTCCAGATATCATTGTCCTGGATGTGATGATGCCACTGATGGATGGTTTTACCGTTGCCAAGGAAATCCGCAAGACGGATCTACTGACACCGATCATCTTCCTTACAGCAATGACGCAAACCGAAGACGTAGTCGCTGGGTTCAAACTGGGCGCGAACGACTATATCCGGAAACCCTTCAAAATCGAGGAGCTCATCGTCCGCATTGAAGCGGCACTGAAAAAGAATGGACAGAGCATGGCACCAAGCAAGCTCATCATCGGCGATTACACCTTGGACTGCATCAAGAGCCTCCTGACCTTTGGTGACAGCTCGGAAAAACTATCCTATAGGGAAGTGGAATTGTTGAAACGCCTGATCGAACAAAAAGATAAGGTCGTGCCTCGCGATGAGATTATCCGTACGTACTGGAGCAATGACACCTATTTTACGGGCCGCAGCTTGGATGTATTCATCAGTAGGATCCGGAAATACCTGGCTCAGGACGAGCGCATCAAGATATCGAACATCCGAGGTGTGGGCTACATGCTATCGGTCGATTAATCCCAATAAAAAGAAACCTATGAAAGCTTTAATTATAGTCGATGTTCAAAATGATTTCCTACCCGGTGGTTCCCTAGAGGTTTCCCGTGGCGATGAAATCATTCCCATCATCAATCATATCCAAAAAGATTACAACTTGGTCGTCGCCACCCAGGATTGGCACCCCGAAAACCATAAAAGTTTCGCCAGCCAGCATCCCGACAAATTACCTTTCGAACAGATTGACCTCGATGGACTTGCACAGATCCTTTGGCCTGACCACTGTATCCAAGGATCCTATGGTGCGGAATTCGCGGATGAACTTAACACGGACCGTATCGAAGCCATCTTCCGTAAGGGAATGGAAGAACGGATAGACAGCTATAGTGGATTCTTCGACAACGGAAAGCGCAAAGATACCGGACTGTCCGGCTACCTGAAAGCACGAGGCGTAACGGAAGTCCATGTTTGCGGCCTGGCAGCTGACTTTTGCGTTTACTTCACTGCCCTCGATGCCCTCACCGAAGGGTTCAAAACCAGCATTATCTCAAAAGCCACAAAAGCAATCGATAAAGGTGCCTTCATCGAAAAGAAAAACAATTTCATCCAAAACGGAGGGCTGTTGACTTAATAGATATTAGATTTGAGATATGAGATGTGAGATATGTGGCAGACCTGTCGAATCTCAGAAGAAGAAAATAGGTAAATTCAATACATCAGTACATTTTGTTGCTCATCTTAAATTATGAAAGCTATGGAATTCATCTTCAAAAAAGAATATTATAAACCGAATAAGGAAGAGGTCGTAACTGAGAGGTTTGTTCAGATAAGACCCATTAAATCTGTATCATGCGAATTTGAGGGCAACATTAACCTTAGGAACTTACGCATAGGTAATGTATAAATAAATTATTCATCTGGTGATTTCATGCTATTTTGTTAGGGTACAGCAAAATGGTTAACACAGGCATTTAAACGGTCTTATTAAGATCATGCACATTGAGGAATTGAGTAACCACTACGCAAAATAGTGATTACTTAAACCCCATTAAACGTGCGAATATTATTAAATTTATGAATTATCACATCCTGAACAGCAAAGGAGAAGCTTTACAAGTTAAGGCTTTCCA is a genomic window containing:
- the pncA gene encoding bifunctional nicotinamidase/pyrazinamidase, with the translated sequence MKALIIVDVQNDFLPGGSLEVSRGDEIIPIINHIQKDYNLVVATQDWHPENHKSFASQHPDKLPFEQIDLDGLAQILWPDHCIQGSYGAEFADELNTDRIEAIFRKGMEERIDSYSGFFDNGKRKDTGLSGYLKARGVTEVHVCGLAADFCVYFTALDALTEGFKTSIISKATKAIDKGAFIEKKNNFIQNGGLLT
- a CDS encoding sensor histidine kinase is translated as MLKKYKILLVAIILTASGIIAVLSFWLHGSYFGHKQFYLGMTERALFDVVQDFYNENEEAIQRDNQNQRSARIERLSLAFKDRYPQINTDTAKKIIEQMNFGRRPSTDSTNTADTANFRRKMGEHFISSYVVRSINWTDVVVDSLELRLTVALKARNVYSPFALKISSLPNEDERERDFYKQRFRESKTRPIAVDPAKNLYLEVDFDNPTLLLLRFIAWQIIFSVILAIALICTFISLLATIRKQNELATMRKAFVNNMTHELKTPVSTVMAAIESIQRYGAMDDKERMSRYLSISRQELEHLSNMIERVLQVDVAETNGVLLDKKTFNLQSLVQECLDNTQLFAKKTVEIDYSSIGTDFQVLADPAHIKNVISNLLDNALKYAGDPVKIKVTLQDHGQDVTLTLTDNGIGIPKAYQKGVFDLFFRVPSGNIHNVKGFGLGLAYVKQIIVQHQGTIELKSEEGVGSTFVITLPKEGK
- a CDS encoding DUF4270 family protein codes for the protein MIKQLRLILFATLSLSAAIFTASCDKDMNISLDNENIDNLNVTGEDSLSSVVSTVLMPNIPTSASGAILVGRMNHPTAGILTSSSYFRLNPTGNNVEIPTGAEFDSLTLVLKPSSKRYAYGDTTKRQTITAHRLTQSLETTTLQASNITGQVVPIYVTGPAIFGQTKFAYAEEALGSVNFLPHVNKMDSLAIRLSDALGQDFFTKIKANNIAFNSEANFQDFFKGITLRPGNENTAFVSFQDTLELRVNYSYMGTDGFKKKGARLIRMGEKAYQYNQMEADRSQTAYATLSTKKPVPATATQGVTFVQGGTGVATEIKFPGLKEFMQQPGIAINKAELEIEIASSHLGNLPAGTSPILFVSELGNPVTYIAQPFTNNIQLGSYIVGTSTGRNGRYVFNMIEYIKSTTLPNYEDRSLLLSLSSNELRNRVNTTVLATQNNKPKVKLNIVYTKFK
- a CDS encoding response regulator transcription factor, whose product is MTNILYVEDEESLAMIVSDSLQAHGFMVRHVTNGQQALVFHNKYRPDIIVLDVMMPLMDGFTVAKEIRKTDLLTPIIFLTAMTQTEDVVAGFKLGANDYIRKPFKIEELIVRIEAALKKNGQSMAPSKLIIGDYTLDCIKSLLTFGDSSEKLSYREVELLKRLIEQKDKVVPRDEIIRTYWSNDTYFTGRSLDVFISRIRKYLAQDERIKISNIRGVGYMLSVD